The DNA region gagagagagagagagagagagagagagagagacctagAGGGCAATTCTTCCCAATGTGGCTGAGTGCCTGAGCATCcacaagcatgtgtgtgtgagtgtgtgtgcatttgagtATGTCTTTGtgcatctactgtatgtgtgtgactgacttCTTTGATGTTCCTCATCCCTCCAGACATAATATCAATTGGCTCTAAGAACATTATACTGTacgtttgtgcgtgtgtgtgtccctccAGGCTGCGACGATGCTGCATATAGTTTCTGAAGCATGGCTTTGTGTGCATCTTCTGCACAGCTTCCCCGCTTCAACAGTAAAAgcaaaataaccaaaaaaataaataaaaattgcaCCGTAATgttgcacacaaagacacagatcCCTTACATATAGGCACCAAactgtgcacgcacacacacacacccaccaaaAACAACTAATGAATCACAATTGTAAAACCCTCCCCTTCCCTTCAGCATCATGTGTGTACGGCTCCTCTTCCCCGCTGCCACACCGACACCTTTTATTACTCACATTCatcacacgcacatgcacacgctctGCTCTATATCAACTTTATCTCTCCTCTCTATTAGCTGCTTACTACCTTCATCTGTGtctccttcactcctccctCTGGAGAACATACTGAACAGAACGAGGTCAACTGCAGACAAGAGTAGAGTAAAACGAGTTGTACGAGCTGAGGATGAAAGATGAAGCGGATGAGACTTTCACTTCTGCTTCAGTGACGCTGGTGTTGATTTGTGCCTGCTACAATGTAACTGTGCACAACACAGCAGATGCGCACACTTAGGACTGCTTCCAGTGCTGGCAACTTCATTGACATACAGgaactcacacacataaacacaaatttGCACTCGCACAAATGCAATAAAGACACACTGGAGCTCTTACCTTTAATGAGAGTCCCAGTGACCAGCTTGTGCAGGGACAACACAAACTTGACAAGTCCCTGTTTGCAGCGCTTGGCACACCCCGTCATCCTGACTGTGACCTGGGACACAGCGGGCTGAGCAGGGCTGGAGCAGGACAGGGGTTTCCAGGTCCAAATCTGCGGCTGTGGTAGCGCTCTCAGGTCGAAGTGGCAATCAATACAACTTCTCCTTCTGGTGGAGTGTTTGAATCCAACAGAGGAGAGCGCGCTCCTTTTACTGTGTCGCCTTGCGTCCTgctgagctggaggaagagaaaaaaaaaaaaagaaacggtGATCTCCCCCTGCTTTCCCtcccccactcctcctcttccgcCTTCTCCATCCCACCTCTGAATAAGTCCAAATTAGTGACTGCTTGAGAGTGAGGTATGCACgtagaaagggagagagaaagagatgaagtgTGTTACAGGAATAAAATGTCCAAGCAAGACAACTACAGCTTGTTAGTGGTGCTCTTACAATCCAAGTTTCCAAGAAACTTCCTTTTCAACCTGCAAGTCAGCCTCTGGGATTGTAGTAATGAAGAAATCTCATGAGCTCTTCttggttttctctctcttcttcttcttcttttcttccctcctgcTTATCAAATTCATCCTCCGCTTTTAAGTGGGGAAGCAGTAATCCACTTTCAGAACCAGTGACAATGGACAGCTCCTCacaatgcagagcaaacacactgagctcgttctgcttctctctctaggcacgcacacacacacacacaaacacacacacacacacacacatacgcgcacacacactctcctccgTCAACACCTCCCACAGCTAATAACGCATAAATACACTTCATCAGTTGATAAAATGAGCCGTGTGTCTATTTATAACTATTTCTTCTTGGCATCAAATTCAAcaattctttctttttaaatacaATTCACTTGCTTATACAGATGAGTCCACGTTATCACCAGTAGGTGCAACGAATGGGATGATAATGGTGATTGTGCTGTTTTGTACAGTTTATCCCCTCCTGTTGGTTATTTGTGAATAACCAGGAACAATAAGgaaagtactcagatcctttacttgagtaaacataataataacacaatGTAAAAATTTTCTGTGACAAGTCCTTAgtttaaatgcaaatgtgcaGAAGTATTATGAGATATAAAATGATATCATTAACGTGTACTTATGGTATCTCATAGTAGAGGGAGTAGTCATTAGGCAGAGAGGCAGCTTCCAGAGTGCTAAATGTGTGCACATATTGCACTGTTGGATTGTTGTTAACCCTCTGGAGTTCATCGTGAATACACTGagcatgttttatttatcataACATAACTTTATTTACACATCACGAAGAACCAGTTGAAAGTGCCATATTTGGtctgaatgaaatgtttaaGATATTgaattattcatattttcagtGATTTGCAGGCATGATAAAATCACTTTACatgtaaatggactgtattctAGTTTTATTTCTTATATTGTTCCgctgactttgtgtgtgtaaatagaGAAATATTAGTAGAATTGTCGTCTAATAATCTGTGTGGTACCGTTATTaagtatttgtacatttttaaaaggagACTGTGATCCGGGCAGCTTCAGAGCTGTCCATTGTCACTGTGGCTGAGTTTtggctaataaaaaaaaatagcatttgtGGATACAGGACAGTTTAAACAGTGCTAAAAATGAATCTTGTTTTGTAGCTCACCAGAtacttcatgtgtaaaatcttTGTCTACAAGATAACTAACTGAGGCTGTAACAGAAATGTTGTGGAGTTAAAAGTATAAAGTTGCACAAAATGGAATTAAATACAGGTACCTGAAAATTGCACAGCACTTAAGTAAATCTACTTTACGCTCTGCCACTGAAGGTAAGTACTATTACTACAATAAGtgctatttttttaaattttatttattaattatctCAAGATCCTCCACTTTATTGATTCATTTGACCCCAGTCTCAACTCATCAATATACCTCTACCTCTGGCAACCAGCTGCCAATTTGTTTTTGATCAGTCTAGAAATGGATTACATGCTGTTCACCTTTACCAGGCCCCCGCTCCATTCCGACTAGGCTTTACAGGGTGCGATCTTCATCCACTGAAACTTACACATCAAGACTAAacgagagaagaagagacaggaaagaaagaggagcacaggagagagagggaaggagaacaAGAATGCAGGGACATAATCTTATAATGTCCTTCTGGGCTATATTTAGTCCTGAATCGCATAAGGTTCATGGACTGAGGGCTAGAATGCAGAatacagagggggaaaaaacagcaataatggCAAACttaagaggaggagaaatgaagaaatagaTGTAAACAGACGCTatgggggaagagagagagaagcaagcaatgaaacaataaaaatgcaaatgaaaggcATAAAAACACAGGGAATAGGGAGAATTGATGGAGGAGAAGTGGAATGAGCTGTGGAGTCTGCCAAGAAGAAGCGGGGTGTAAAACTCAAAGTCCCACACATTGTCAGGGTTATTTGCTATCAAACTGAGAGGGTTTGGCAGGGACCGGGATCAATACTTCTGCACAGAACCAGCTGGTTCACACTCCGTAGAAGCGGGAGGAAGATGGGATAAAGAAAACGACacaagagcaagaaaaacaagaaagaaagagacgtGGTGGAAAGAAAAGCAAGTCAAGCGGTTGAGCggagagaaagaagggggaGGATTGTTTTCTGAGGCGCCACCACTGTTTTGGCTATTAAGCATGAAAGGAGATTACTGTGTGGGGGAATTTGCATAAACATGCTCCTCTATTACCGCCCCCATTGTTCATGATTAATGAGATTAGGCTTGCCTTTGCGCACAGATTCAAGGATGTAATAGCAGATAATTGCTTGTCTCTTCCCAAATTAGAAGTTGCATTGCTTGATGTTTGTTTCAACGTGGATTTGCTCTGCCTGGTAGGGTACGGCGTACCTGATAAAGATGTGGAGAGAACTGAAAGGGAGCTGGggtggaagaaagaggaggagctggaacaCAGATAGAGTTTcatgacacacagcagcaataaaGCACTTCAAATTGAAGTGAGAAAGGGATGAACTGGCaaagaaacagccaaaagagagggggaaaatATAATGGTaaagatgaaaaggaaaaaatgaggattgtatgaaaaaaaaagactgagtgGAAATAAAGACATTAAGGTGTATAAagaaacaatacaaacaaagaagaaaagagaagcaaAAGGCTGAGATTGGACTGAAGCATTAAGGTGAAAATAGcataaaaaagaggaaagaaaaggatggagagagtgaagggagggtgagggaggtgagagaaaaaagacagagggtGGAGAAAAATaagggagacaaaaagagaggagatTGCTTTGAAAGCTGTAGATCTGTCAGAATTGAATCACAGGCGGCCAGCTGTACGCTCTGATAGTGCTTTGCCTCTAAATATAACAGACACTGAGATGGACTGATACAGCCACAACAACAGAGATGGTGAGAAGAAAGGAGGCATCACAACACTGAGATACAAAAAGCATTATCGCTCAGCAGTCTGTAATTTTCATGTGATGACATTTTTAgcatgtatgaatgtttttgcaCAATACAATATCCGTGCAAGTtccggcacacacacacacacacacacacacacacacacacacacacacacacacaccaaaacactgcagcatgacagcacaacaaatcaaaaacacagcaaCCTTCCAGCATCAAGACCCATCTGCCCAGACACAGCAGCGGGAGGAAACCACTTTTAGAGCTCATCTCTGGGTGTGAGCACCAAGCTGCTGCCCTGGAGGTCTGGAAGCCGACGCCAGACCACCACCCCACTCGAGCCGCGGGATGCTCAAGGTGTCAGTGGCAGTGATGGAGTGACAACGTCCCCACTGGGTGAAATTAAAACCTCAACACgccatccctcctctcctcattctcATCTGCCGCTCCTTTTCCAGCAAACCCCCTCTGCGCCCCCGAGATACCCTGCTGATAAcaactgtctgcacacacacacacatacttctCCAAGAAGGAGATATCCCCCGCAGTGGTGATACACTCTCAGCCACGTatgcagaccacacacacatatgaaaacTCCAGAAGTGTCTTTAAACGTCACAACAGAATATTCTTGCAGGAAGCTCGAGTCCAGCTGCGGTTGTCACTGACATCCCTGTGAcaaatcatgcacacacacacttccttttATCACCAGCCCCTggtttcctccctccctccctccctccctcccgcccGTCCATCACTCCCTAACTCCCATGTTGGCCTACATGTGAGGAGTTAGAGCTGAGCTTGGCATCATTAACATCCAGCATGGAAAATTAATTAACGCCAAGGTCATTAACTCAAGCAAACAAGACGTTAGCCACTCACTACTTGACTGAGGCATGTGTGCATCatgtgtgttggagtgtgtgttaATAATGGAGGTGAGTCTCCCTGGAGAGTGCAATGAGAGTCCTGTGGGGCTCCTGCCGGCTCCAGCCAAGCTTCTTTACGCTGATTCAGTTGCATCGAGCAactgcactgcagtttttattgaaGCTTCTTTAGTTGGTGCAGTGCAGGACTACAGTAGACCACCAGTTCATCTAAAACCACTTGAGTCCACTTGAGATCCAACATACAATGCAGCAACTATGCACCTGCTTCTGTAGCAAAAATGAAGTGATGTCGTTTTTGATGCATACAAACTAAACCTAAAAGTCTTGTATACTGTGTCAATAAAGCTGGGGCAAACTTTCAAACTTCAGTATTGATCATTTTTTGCTTATATACGACTTGGACCAGATGGAAAACACAAGACGACAAATTGGATTTTGTGAGTAATGTGCAGTATAATCAATATAATCCAGTCCTGGAGTCGACGCATAGGGGCTTCTGTGTCTAACCTTTCAGTTACTTCACAGTTTggttgtgtttctttgtctgttgtTCATAGATGCAAGTGATGATGGAAGTATTCGAATTGTTTACTTAAATATAAGAAGCAATAGTGCAATGTAAAAACACTACAAGTgtaagtcctgcattgaaaatgccACTTACATAAAAGTACTTAGGTATTATTAGCAAAAAGCACTTTTACTTATGAGCAAGTACGCATAATGCAGAACAAATGGCTACGGTGTGTATTCCTTTATTAACGAGGGAGATGTTGTATGTAAATTTTAAGCTGTAAAGTAACACAGTCAAATAAATACAGTGAAGAAAGAAAttgcaatatttccctctgaattgTAAAGAAGAAGTACGAAGCAACAAAAAATTGAAATAATCTCTTTTTGACTTAAGTATattatttgagtaaatgtacttcccaccactgcaaaaaatgacatgttgtagtaacaaagacaggaaagagacttaccctaaccataaccatacTTGCCTAAACCTAATCTTACCCTAaagtttaatgatttacattatgaggacatgcattttgtccccataaggaaggagtgtccccacaatgtgactgtgtccccacaacatgagtaatacatgtccaagtccacacacacacctctttctGCTGAGTGTGAGCGATGAAGTCCTCAGAGGAGCTCCCGAAGCTGCTGAGCACTGCAGGTGATTATTAAGCTCCTTTTTTTGAAAGCTGCtgatgcttcttcttctcccactTCAGTTTTTGGTGCTGTGCCTGGTTTGTATTGAATGGGGGAGCAAACATTAAGATGTTTTAGGCTACTTGAGAAACCTCTTTGTATGCACGTCAGCATCAGCCACTCCACTAAATCTGTGGTGAAAGCACATCAGGTGTAGTGagttgcacgcacacacacacagacacacacagagtagcCTACTACTGTACCTCAAAAGTCGTCCATGAATGGCTGCCATCTAGTGTTCATTGATGGGAAGTGTTTCAGTTGGATAAAGAAAGTTAAATATAGAGTAAAGCTACCTACACAGCAAGTTTACAAGTGTAATCTAACAAACTTACTGTCACAAAATGCAAACCACCATTTGGAgatacacttttttttcctctgcacagCAAAGTATTATCAGTATTACCAAATCTAATCTCTGGATCAATTCCAACCAGAATCAGTTTCAACCTCagttcacatacacacacagacaccggCATGTGAGTTAATATCATATAAACATTTATTCTTTGTACAGTCCAAAGGAATCAATGGGAAATCAATATTTTCAATTACTGATAGAAAAATACCTCTGCTGCACCATGATCActccacacccacacatacataaGTAGCAAAAGAACGTCATATTGTGTGTTGTGAACATcgtacaaaacaaacaaatgtgagcGTGCAAACATAACATCTATTAGGTAGGAAGAACAAAGTGTCACTCATACAAAAAGACGTACAGTATGTGGTACATTGGCATATTTTTATAATATTCTCTACAAAAAAATATTAGTGataaactctttttttttaatttaatcttcTAGATATCAACAATGACTGTGTGCAAATTCCAGAACGTAAATAACACCCGGCTCCTGTGTTTAAAGTAACCCCGTGGacctgtgaggaggaggaaagagataAGTCTTTGGAGTGAATCATCTTTTCTCATATTTGGCTTCACGTGTAAAAATCAAGTAAGATGACCTCAGGATGCAATGTTGCGTCAGCACCTTGTGCAGTTTCCAAACAGTGAAAGTCCCCCGAGCCAGCGGTTCATGTCATAGAGTCCAGAGAGGCAGGTGAAGCTTCATGACGCACGATCCCTTAGTGTTTTTCGCACAGTGTTTCAATGTGCAGCAAATGCAGACATCCCTCCAGCGCGTTCGGTCACCGCTGAATGTTCGTAAATGTTGGTGTCACGGGCAGCTTTTGACAATATGATTGATCTTGGCTTCATATAGTTTGTAGACACTTTACATCAGTTTGTGAGGATTTGTTTGATTGGCAGCCACTCTGGCCTTACACCTGGCAAACACTCATAACGTCCTATTTAATTCAGAGGTGAATCCAAGAACAGGAAGTTCTTTCAACACAGTTTGAGCGAATCTTCGTCTGCTCTTACGTGCAGATTAACTCTCATGAATATGACACGGTGTTCTGTTTGACATCTTCAGATAATCATTTTGAGGTTAAGCGGCCGGCCACAGCTCACAACGTGTTTATAGGCTGGTAATGACAACAAGAGATTAGTTTTTCTGATTGGTTGACCTGAGCCTGAGGGTATCCCAGCAGTGGAACGGCGTGGCCCTTGCTGTGTGCCGAGGTGGAGGAGAGCACGGTCCCTCAAAGGGCTGCAGCTATAGATGGCTGTACACTGAAGgatggacacagaggacagagggaaaaaTACTTTGTCACACAAGGGTGGCCGTGAAAAGTATGTTTTAGCCCTATTAAATatcattttaattacatttggCTTCACTTTCATGTCATCtatgtctgaaatgtgtttggcATCACAAGTTGTTTATTTGAGtctaaatgggaccataatttacTACATGAACATGACGCTAcattgaagaagacttgaaactagagattgagaccataaactcattaCAAAACTGTTTACTGAGGAGACAAATCAAGTGAGAAAGCAGGTCGTTCTCTCATAAGTTTGCATACAATCACACTGATTTTTGCAGTCAGTGGAGTCGCCCCCcgctggccattagaaagaatgcaggttaAGGTACTTCCACactggcttcacttttcagactcAGAAGCTCCGTCCACACAGGCATCTGTCAATACTTACTTGTTGACCTGTGCCACCATAACACCTGCTGTGAGTCAGTGGTGGTCTGTCCTCACTGAAGTCCTGTACATAATGTGGACACTGCCTGAACAGAGACCATTAGAGCCCAGCGTTTGGACACTGACGTGGACTGGGACACTTAGATCCACATTCTCCAGAATACACTGTAGAAAGACAAGTTAATTATGCAATACATTAGCTGTTATTAAGTTTAACAGGACAGAATAACGTGTGGCTGTTAAGCATCGTGGGGAGAGACTCGTACCTTGGTGCACGCTGAGCTCATGACAGATTTGTGGAAGTCCCCATCTACAAACACCTGAGAAGTGACACGTACAAGAAGTTTTTAGACAAATCTTTCAAAATCAAAGCCCAAATGTCAGTCTGCCTGCTACTCCAGTTAGCTCCGCCTACCCTGTATCCATACACAAATGTGCCGTTACTGCAGCCCAGCTCGTCCAGCGGCGGCCTCTCCCAACCAATCATGAGGCTGCTCTGGCCCACTGTTTTGATGACCTCAACGGAGCGAACTTCAGCTGGAGGTTCTGGAGGTGAGtggacaaagaaaaataaagcacagCACCCTATCTTGTCTGTAATGCTGTAAACCGAGGTTACAGTTTAGATTATGTTTTAACAGGACTCAGTGCAAACTGAAATTACTAACAAATCCAACCGATTTGTACTgcagtgtgttactgtgtgtagGCAATAAACAAGGCAACATCAAGCTGCCAGAATTTGTGCTGCAAATTTATACGACATGATTACCAGtgcaagagacagaaacagagaatgGCCCATATCTGGGCTGGGTATAATCACATTGCAGGAGTAAACAACCAAAAAGTAATATTAGAATCATTAACTGCAATATTATGTACAAAAGCTATGAGATATACTTGTGCAAAGTTTCAgcaaatgctgttttattgttaaATCAATAATGgcatttcaactttttttttatatatatataaatacaagaacaagaacaagtgTTCTGCCTTTGTGTGAATCTCAAATATTGGATTTACCTGGTTTGGGTCTTGCTGTCTTGGTCTTTTCGAGAGCACCAGTGGACTTTTCCGCAGACATGCTGGACCTCTCAGGAGAGCAACGAGCAGACTGAGTGCAGGATGCAGCAAATACAAGCCGGTCACATGCATGGGCAGCACCATCGGTTTTAGAAGGCATGTTAAAATGATCAGCCTCGGGGGCAGTTGAAATGCTCGGGGCAGTCATGTCTGAGGCAGTGGTTTTTGGATTCGTGTCAGAACAGGTTAAGACATCAGAGTCAAAGGTCGCAGTCCTCTGAGTTAAAGGGGCAGAAGCTGTATGTTTAGCATGAGATATGTCAGGGATAACAGGGATGATTTTCTTTGTCAGATGTGGGGACATTGTTATATTAGTGGCTTTGGCTTTGTTAGGAACGTTAGAAGAGCTATAAAGAGCAGACGGTGAAGCTTTCTCTGCTTTAATTTGATGGTTAGCAAACATGCTGGGACTGTATGTAACATTAGCCGATCTTGAGGCAACTGCAGTGAAAAGTGTTGTTGGCATATTAGTGGAAACCAGTGAGGCTGTCACTGCAGGAGTGTGCTTAGCTGGGCTTGAAGCAGTGGTGACTGGGGGAGAGCTGGCATGTGGCATATTGATACTGAGGCTCTGCTTCTTGGTTTGTGAGGCCGGTCCCAAGTCTGCCAGAACTGAAAAAGAGAGACTTTTCCTGGGCTGCTGTCCTCTTCCTCGGCTCACTGGAACCttgaaatgaagagaaacaagagCAACGTATTTCTTTTCACATACTCCAAACACTAACCTGCACCTGTGTTACGCTCAATGCTTAAAAAGCTTCAGCGTACCTGATAGCTGCTCATTAGAGTCTTCTGCAGTTGCTCATGAAGGTTGATGATCTTCTCAGGACTACTCAGCCTCCTTACATGTGAGCTGGAGGGAGGAGTGGGACTCAGTGAGGATCCAGTCGAGGACGTCTCTTTCATATCTGGGTGATGAAACCCGTATTTTTCAGGTCCACTGGCAGGGGGAGAGAGCTGTGTTGGGATTGAGATGGATTGAAAAGAAATTTAATTTACAATTTAAAGTACAAGCAAATAAAGTAAAGGCATCTTGTTTATTTATCAGAattatttcacaacattaatGCTGtaattgtttatttatgttaaaATGCTCCATCTACAACCTTTAAGCCAAAGTAATCAATACATATTTGAATAAACATTAGTTTGTATTATCTCACATGTGCTGTATTGGTGATCAAGCCCTCTTTCGGTGCTGGAACAACAGGTGATGGTGCTGCTCGGACGCTGGCATGCTCTTGATCTGGTGAAGCTGGCACCGCTGTGTTGgcatttttcttcagtgttgCTGTCGCTGCCTGAGTGACTTCACTGCTGTAGTCCTGACAATTTGTTGTGGATTCAGCGGAGACCGAAAATgcgtgtttttcattttttagttCTGCACATTTCACTCCAGATTCAGGTGTGAATCCATTCTGCTCTTGCTGATTTCCAGGTGTGAATCGGTTTGTGTAGTCTTGAAATTTTGAAATAAATCCCGGTGTAAACCCAGAACTGTAATGGCAGGTCTTTACACCGTTCTCTGGTGTGAACTTTGCAGTGTAGTCCTGCAGAGCAGCGTCACTGAGCAGCTGCTCAacctgctgtgtgagtgtggagTCCACACAGCCCTGTCTGTGCATAGCCTTCATCATCTGAGCCAGCAAGCCATTCCTTTCCTGACACTTCAACACCAGGCAAGACAGCTTGGCCTGTTATTGGACGAAACAAGTGTCAGTCAGACTCAACAGCTTTTGACACATGACAGTAGTTGCCTGACAGTCAAAGTGACTGTGCAGCATACAGCAGAGTGaatgtctctctcctcacctttaAAGGAGCCACATCCAGATCCGTCTGGCTCCTCTTTTTCAGGAGCGCATCATACTAGAGGACAAACAAAATACATTGAATCACATGAAAACTGCAGCTTATAACATACAACTAACTGCAGTGAGTGTCATGGACTGCAAAGCCACAGCTGGCTGTGCACCCACCTTCGCTCTGATGTGGTTGTAACGCGTCCTTAGTGAGACGAGAACAGCGCTTGCGTCATCATTGCTGCTCTGCCCTCGTTTTAGAGCGATATACTCTGAGTTTAACTCCTCTAAGGCCACCGTCTGTGAGGTTTTGCAcatacatcaacacacacacacaggaacagacAAAACGTCATCAGAAGTCAAACAACTGAAGGACAGTGTTGCGCTTAAGACGTACAGCGCGTCTCAACTCAGTCCATAAGAGTGTTGATGATTCATCGACACATAAATGAGACTTGATATTCCACTGTTCTCACCTTGGCTTTGAGCTGAGCTGTAAGGATGCTGAATtgctcctctctttgtttcttcagtGACAGAGCATCAGTCTTCTCCCTGACCAGGCCTGTCAgtttgctctgcagctccttcacctgcagcacacacaaacactgatgaggtcaaacagataaataagagatagacaaaacatttttgttaCGTACATCTAGTTAAATACCTGCGTTATGAGGCTGTCGTTTTCCCTTCTGGTTTCTTCCATCTGACTGGCTACAGCTGTCAGCTTCAGTACCTTGTCAGCTATTTGGGCAgcctttctctctgcctcctccctcctggcTTCTGATTGACACAGTTCACTTTGCAGCCTCTCGGTCTGAAGAGTAAACAAACATTCTGTTCCTAAACATGTCGTGTGTCATCTTTGTCTTTCAGATTAAGATTACTGCTGATATTCAGTTCAGCACTGAAGTTAATTCTTGACCTTGGAGATCACCTGAAGACTGTGGATTCTGAGTTACGACTATGATTTAGTTTAAAAGTCTAAAAGAAAATCTGGAGGTATCTTCTGTCAcaagaaatgtccaaaaaatgTTAACGAAGAAATGGGAAGGTG from Chaetodon trifascialis isolate fChaTrf1 chromosome 5, fChaTrf1.hap1, whole genome shotgun sequence includes:
- the LOC139330818 gene encoding platelet binding protein GspB-like, whose translation is MREIEALGAELKRSRDELDKSHVDTERLQSELCQSEARREEAERKAAQIADKVLKLTAVASQMEETRRENDSLITQVKELQSKLTGLVREKTDALSLKKQREEQFSILTAQLKAKTVALEELNSEYIALKRGQSSNDDASAVLVSLRTRYNHIRAKYDALLKKRSQTDLDVAPLKAKLSCLVLKCQERNGLLAQMMKAMHRQGCVDSTLTQQVEQLLSDAALQDYTAKFTPENGVKTCHYSSGFTPGFISKFQDYTNRFTPGNQQEQNGFTPESGVKCAELKNEKHAFSVSAESTTNCQDYSSEVTQAATATLKKNANTAVPASPDQEHASVRAAPSPVVPAPKEGLITNTAHLSPPASGPEKYGFHHPDMKETSSTGSSLSPTPPSSSHVRRLSSPEKIINLHEQLQKTLMSSYQVPVSRGRGQQPRKSLSFSVLADLGPASQTKKQSLSINMPHASSPPVTTASSPAKHTPAVTASLVSTNMPTTLFTAVASRSANVTYSPSMFANHQIKAEKASPSALYSSSNVPNKAKATNITMSPHLTKKIIPVIPDISHAKHTASAPLTQRTATFDSDVLTCSDTNPKTTASDMTAPSISTAPEADHFNMPSKTDGAAHACDRLVFAASCTQSARCSPERSSMSAEKSTGALEKTKTARPKPEPPAEVRSVEVIKTVGQSSLMIGWERPPLDELGCSNGTFVYGYRVFVDGDFHKSVMSSACTKCILENVDLSVPVHVSVQTLGSNGLCSGSVHIMYRTSVRTDHH